A single region of the Ptychodera flava strain L36383 chromosome 9, AS_Pfla_20210202, whole genome shotgun sequence genome encodes:
- the LOC139140072 gene encoding LOW QUALITY PROTEIN: NADH-ubiquinone oxidoreductase 75 kDa subunit, mitochondrial-like (The sequence of the model RefSeq protein was modified relative to this genomic sequence to represent the inferred CDS: inserted 1 base in 1 codon), with the protein MLRACSPLARLWSTSSRLAILPASQRLNSTAAPAPEKVEVFIDDKRVLVDPGTTILQACAMVGVEIPRFCFHDRLSVAGNCRMCLVEVEKIPKPQAACAMPVMKGWRIKTNSEMTKRAREGIMEFLLVNHPLDCPICDQGGECDLQDQSMAFGSDRSRFVDNAFTGKRAVEDKNIGPLVKTIMTRCIHCTRCVRFGNEIAGVEDLGTTGRGGSIQIGTYVEKMFMSEMSGNIIDLCPVGALTSKPYAFTSRPWETRKTESVDVLDAVGSNIVVSTRTGEVMRILPRLHEDINEEWISDKTRFAYDGLKRQRLTSPMVKNNEGLLTPCSWEDALVVVANVMSKVSGDEVAAIAGGLVDAEALVSLKDLLNKLDSEALCTEEIFPMDGAGTDLRSSYLLNTSIAGVEEADLVLLVGTNPRYEAPLFNARLRKCWMHNELDVAVVGSQVDLTYTYEHLGDSTNILSDIASGKHPFSKKLAAAKRPMVVVXSGALQRADGQSILSSVTSIAQNARSSSQAGDDWRVLNVLHRVASQVAALDLGYKTGVDAIRNNPPKVLFLLGADEGTITRDDLPEDCFVIYQGHHGDAGASMADAILPGAAYTEKTGTYVNTEGRAQQTKLAVSPPGFAREDWKIIRALSEVLGHALPYDELHEVRRRLTEVSPNLTRYGDVEEANYFKQAHDLAKSVAPKMSSSPLEPSQLHLKDFYMTNSISRASQTMAKCVQAVSAQTSKAN; encoded by the exons ATGTTGAGGGCGTGCTCACCTTTAGCCAGACTCTGGAGTACCTCCTCCAGACTGGCCATCTTACCGGCTAGTCAGAGGCTAAACTCTACCGCAGCACCTGCTCCAGAGAAGGTTGAAGTGTTTATCGATGACAAACGTGTACTGGTGGATCCTGGCACAACCATTCTACAG GCTTGTGCAATGGTCGGTGTAGAGATCCCAAGGTTTTGCTTTCATGACCGGCTGTCCGTTGCTGGTAACTGCAGAATGTGTCTGGTAGAGGTGGAGAAGATACCCAAG CCACAAGCAGCCTGTGCCATGCCCGTGATGAAAGGCTGGCGTATCAAAACCAATTCTGAGATGACCAAGAGAGCCAGAGAGGGCATAATGGAGTTCTTGTTGGTCAACCACCCACTTGACTGTCCAATCTGTGATCAGGGCGGAGAGTGTGATCTGCAG GACCAGTCAATGGCATTTGGCAGTGATCGCAGCAGATTTGTTGACAATGCATTTACCGGCAAAAGAGCTGTTGAAGACAAAAATATAGGACCCTTAGTTAAAACAATAATGACCCGATGCATTCACTGTACAAGATGTGTCAG ATTTGGGAATGAAATTGCAGGTGTAGAAGATCTTGGAACCACTGGAAGGGGAGGCAGCATACAG ATTGGCACCTACGTAGAAAAGATGTTTATGTCAGAAATGTCTGGAAATATTATTG ATTTATGTCCCGTTGGAGCATTGACATCCAAACCGTACGCATTCACATCAAGACCGTGGGAAACAAGGAAAACAGAATCAGTGGATGTTCTTGATGCTGTTGGCAGTAACATTGTGGTCAGTACAAGAACTGGTGAAGTCATGAGAATTCTACCCAGGCTGCATGAG GACATCAACGAAGAGTGGATTTCTGATAAGACAAGATTTGCATATGACGGTCTGAAACGGCAGAGACTGACGTCCCCGATGGTGAAGAACAACGAGGGCCTCCTAACACCATGCTCCTGGGAAGATGCCTTGGTGGTGGTTGCCAAcgtgatgtcaaaggtcagcgGCGATGAAGTGGCTGCCATTGCTGGTGGATTGGTTGATGCTGAG GCACTTGTATCCCTGAAAGATCTTCTCAACAAACTGGACAGTGAAGCACTTTGTACAGAGGAAATATTCCCAATGGATGGAGCTGG CACTGACCTGAGATCTAGCTACCTACTGAACACCAGTATTGCTGGTGTGGAAGAAGCAGACTTGGTGCTACTAGTTGGCACCAACCCCAGGTATGAAGCACCGCTGTTCAATGCAAGGCTCAGGAAGTGCTGGATGCATAATGAGTTAGATGTGGCTGTGGTTGGCTCTCAAGTTGATCTGACATACACATATGAG CATCTCGGTGACTCCACCAATATTCTCAGTGACATAGCCTCTGGAAAGCACCCCTTCTCCAAGAAGCTAGCTGCTGCCAAGCGTCCAATGGTTGTTG GCAGTGGTGCTTTGCAGCGAGCTGACGGCCAGTCTATCCTCAGTTCAGTGACATCCATAGCACAGAATGCAAGGTCATCCAGTCAGGCTGGTGACGACTGGAGAGTGCTCAACGTACTCCACAGG GTGGCCAGTCAAGTGGCTGCTCTTGACCTTGGATACAAAACAGGTGTTGATGCCATCCGCAACAACCCACCAAAAGTACTTTTCTTGCTTGGAGCTGATGAGGGCACCATAACCAGAGATGATCTTCCAGAGGACTGCTTTGTGATTTACCAAGGCCACCACGGCGATGCCGGAGCGTCGATGGCTGACGCCATTTTGCCCGGTGCTGCTTACACAGAGAAGACAGGGACGTACGTCAACACAGAGGGCAGAGCACAGCAAACAAA ACTTGCCGTTTCGCCACCAGGCTTTGCCAGAGAGGACTGGAAGATCATCCGAGCCCTGTCGGAAGTGTTGGGTCATGCCCTGCCTTACGATGAACTGCATGAAGTCAGGAGACGGCTGACCGAAGTCTCCCCTAATCTGACCAGATATGGTGATGTGGAGGAAGCCAACTATTTCAAACAAGCACATGATTTAGCCAAA AGTGTAGCACCAAAGATGTCAAGTTCACCCTTAGAACCAAGCCAGCTACATCTGAAAGACTTCTACATGACTAATAGTATCAGCCGGGCGTCCCAGACCATGGCCAAGTGTGTACAGGCAGTGTCAGCTCAAACAAGCAAAGCAAACTGA
- the LOC139140073 gene encoding potassium/sodium hyperpolarization-activated cyclic nucleotide-gated channel 2-like — MGMKMFRSHRALEEEQKRQEATNKFVIHPFSSFRWYWDMFLVLLLIVTLILLPVNIAFFSDGFNLEWVIINCITDTVFMIDILLNFFTGIVHHQNEEIILSRQTIACSYLKGWFVLDLLSSFPFDYLYIGFKGDSDYNQTALTLRALRLTKVISLLRLLRLSRLLRYVHRLEEVLQIESAVIRIINLVLVILMLTHWNGCIQFLIPFLMEFPSDSWLVRDDLVNATKWEQYSWCFFKAISQTLSIGFGKYPPDNIAEMWATTLSMMVGATFYALFIGHMSTLLLSIDASGRFYNERINQVKEYMRYRKLPIETQRRILDYYESRYQRHYFDEESILHEQNHPLRKEIIQMNCKQLVGKVDFLSQASPDFTYDVIKKLHYEVYLPDDHIVKVGGRGDRMYFIEHGIVDVLVGGEVVAQLADGDHFGEIALLVDDRRVASVVAVATSYVFYLKRADFEDVLADYPEMRAQMEVVARERLTKIGKLPNVAPPAADNNDTASTTSSMRFRGTLEPQSQRLGELSSLIDEEDELVMNQASHNRVLPPIIVRHTEESQTVNEVTPPVDN; from the exons ATGGGAATGAAAATGTTTCGAAGTCACAGAGCCCTGGAAGAGGAACAGAAGAGACAAGAAGCCACGAACAAGTTTGTTATCCATCCGTTCAGTTCATTTAG ATGGTACTGGGACATGTTTTTGGTTTTACTGCTGATTGTGACGCTGATCCTCCTACCTGTGAACATAGCCTTCTTTAGCGACGGCTTCAACTTGGAGTGGGTCATCATCAACTGCATCACGGACACCGTGTTCATGATCGACATTCTCCTCAACTTTTTCACGGGAATCGTGCACCATCAGAACGAAGAG ATAATTTTGTCCCGGCAAACGATAGCTTGCAGTTATCTCAAAGGCTGGTTCGTACTGGATTTGCTATCATCTTTTCCATTTGACTATTTGTACATTGGATTCAAAGGCGACAGTGATTACAACCAAACGGCCCTGACACTGAGAGCGCTGAG GTTGACGAAAGTCATCAGCTTATTGCGACTTCTCCGACTGTCTCGGCTGCTGAGATACGTACATCGTCTCGAAGAG GTACTGCAAATCGAAAGTGCAGTCATACGCATAATCAATCTAGTGCTTGTGATTTTGATGTTGACGCACTGGAATGGGTGCATACAGTTCCTAATCCCGTTCCTCATGGAATTTCCCTCGGACTCATGGCTCGTCAGGGACGATCTCGTC AATGCCACCAAGTGGGAGCAGTACTCTTGGTGTTTTTTCAAGGCGATATCACAAACCCTGAGCATCGGTTTCGGCAAGTACCCGCCAGACAACATAGCCGAGATGTGGGCCACGACTCTCAGTATGATGGTTGGCGCCACCTTCTATGCTCTCTTCATCGGTCACATGTCGACTCTGCTGCTGTCAATCGACGCCTCAGGTCGATTCTACAACGAAAGG ATCAATCAAgtcaaagaatacatgagataTCGCAAACTGCCGATAGAAACCCAGAGGCGTATACTCGACTACTACGAGAGTCGTTATCAAAGACATTACTTCGACGAGGAATCGATTCTGCATGAACAGAATCATCCACTTAGAAAG GAAATTATCCAAATGAACTGCAAGCAGCTGGTCGGCAAAGTCGACTTTTTGAGCCAGGCGTCCCCGGACTTTacctatgacgtcatcaagaAGTTACACTACGAGGTCTATTTACCGGACGACCACATTGTCAAAGTTGGCGGTCGAGGGGATAGAATGTACTTCATTGAGCACGGCATTGTGGACGTTCTCGTTGGGGGCGAAGTAGTGGCTCAGTTAGCCGATGGAGATCACTTTGGAG AAATCGCACTGCTGGTTGACGATAGACGCGTCGCCTCGGTGGTTGCCGTGGCTACCAGCTACGTCTTTTATTTGAAACGTGCCGACTTTGAAGACG tGTTGGCGGACTATCCCGAAATGCGCGCTCAGATGGAAGTCGTTGCCAGAGAGCGCCTGACGAAGATTGGCAAATTGCCAAATGTGGCGCCCCCTGCAGCCGATAACAA TGATACAGCTAGTACTACAAGCTCAATGAGATTTCGTGGCACTCTTGAGCCTCAGAGTCAGCGTCTGGGGGAGTTGAGCAGCTTGATAGACGAGGAAGATGAGCTTGTGATGAACCAGGCAAGCCACAACAGAGTCCTACCACCTATCATTGTAAGACATACAGAAGAGTCCCAAACAGTCAATGAAGTCACCCCTCCAGTGGACAATTGA
- the LOC139140075 gene encoding LOW QUALITY PROTEIN: methylmalonyl-CoA mutase, mitochondrial-like (The sequence of the model RefSeq protein was modified relative to this genomic sequence to represent the inferred CDS: inserted 1 base in 1 codon; substituted 1 base at 1 genomic stop codon): MLRAAPFVRRELLQQFTKTVAPGIATNRHIHREPLQPEWRELAKKQLKGADPVEKLTWHTPEGIDLKPLYTRQDTVSHPEELPGKYPYTRGPYPTMYTQRPWTIRQYAGFSTVEESNKFYRDNIKAGQQGLSVAFDLATHRGYDSDNPRVHGDVGMAGVAIDSVEDMKLLFDGIPLDKMSVSMTMNGAVLPVMAMYIVAAEEQGATQDQLTGTIQNDILKEFMVRNTYIFPPTPSMKIIADIFAYTSKHMPKYNSISISGYHMQEAGADAVLELAFTIADGIEYCRTGIKAGMDIDAFAPRLSFFWGIGMNLYMEIAKLRAARRLWAHLIKEKFSPKKGKSMLLRCHSQTSXWSLTEQDPYNNVIRTTIEAMAAVFGGTQSLHTNSFDEALGLPTVKSARIARNTQIIIQEESGITKIADPWGGSYMMECLTDELCYEAKKIIDEVEELGGMAEAVIQGMPKLKIEECAARRQARIDXESEVIVGVNKYKLDKEEGVEVLTIDNTKVREEQIERLKNTRQTRDPKAAEEALNAITRCCDTGEGNLMDLSIKAARARCSVGEITDAMEKVFGRHRATDRMASGVYKSEFGETDELSRVTKKVEAFMEEEGRRPRILVAKMGQDGHDRGAKVIATGFADIGFDVDIGPLFQTPMEVAQQAVDADVHTVGVSTQAAGHKTLVPELIQALKELGRGDIVVICGGVIPPQDYEFLFNVGVSSIFGPGTRIPEAAMQVVDNIETSIKARASAV, encoded by the exons ATGTTACGAGCAGCACCATTTGTCAGGAGAGAACTCCTGCAACAGTTCACTAAG ACTGTTGCTCCAGGTATCGCAACCAacagacacatacacagagAACCTCTCCAACCGGAATGGAGAGAGCTTGCAAAGAAACAGCTGAAAGGAGCAGATCCTGTGGAGAAATTAACATGGCATACACCAGAA GGCATAGACCTGAAACCTCTGTACACGAGACAGGATACAGTCAGTCACCCAGAGGAACTCCCTGGCAAATACCCTTACACCAGGGGACCCTACCCTACCATGTACACCCAGAGACCATGGACCATCAGACAA TATGCTGGATTCAGTACTGTTGAAGAaagtaacaaattttacagagaCAACATCAAAGCTGGCCAACAGGGACTTAGCGTTGCCTTTGATCTTGCCACACATAGGGG GTATGATTCTGATAACCCTCGTGTCCATGGTGATGTGGGCATGGCTGGAGTAGCAATAGATAGTGTTGAAGATATGAAG CTGCTGTTTGATGGAATTCCTCTAGACAAGATGTCTGTTTCCATGACAATGAATGGTGCTGTATTGCCGGTCATGGCAATGTACATTGTTGCTGCTGAGGAACAG GGTGCCACTCAAGACCAGTTGACAGGCACAATACAAAATGACATTCTCAAAGAATTCATGGTGAGGAATACGTACATCTTTCCACCAACCCCATCCATGAAGATCATTGCTGACATATTTGCATACACTTCCAAG CACATGCCCAAGTACAATTCAATTTCCATATCTGGATATCACATGCAAGAGGCAGGTGCTGATGCTGTCCTGGAACTTGCATTCACAATTGCTGATGGTATAGAGTACTGCAGAACAG GTATCAAAGCAGGTATGGATATCGATGCGTTTGCCCCAAGGTTGTCCTTCTTCTGGGGCATTGGTATGAACTTATACATGGAGATAGCCAAGCTGAGAGCTGCAAGAAGACTGTGGGCCCACCTGATCAAGGAGAAATTCAGTCCAAAGAAGGGCAAGTCCATGTTGCTGAGGTGTCACAGTCAGACCT GTTGGTCACTAACTGAACAA GATCCATACAACAATGTAATTCGTACAACAATTGAAGCCATGGCAGCCGTGTTCGGTGGAACACAGTCACTGCACACCAATTCATTCGACGAGGCTCTCGGTCTGCCAACGGTCAAGAGTGCCAGAATTGCCAGGAACACGCAGATCATTATCCAAGAAGAGAGTGGCATTACAAAG ATTGCAGATCCATGGGGCGGCTCCTACATGATGGAATGCCTAACAGATGAACTTTGCTATGAAGCtaaaaaaattattgatgaG GTGGAGGAACTTGGAGGGATGGCAGAAGCTGTAATTCAGGGAATGCCTAAACTTAAGATAGAAGAGTGCGCAGCCAGGAGACAAGCAAGAATTGACTAAGAAT CAGAGGTGATTGTTGGTGTCAACAAATACAAGCTTGACAAGGAGGAGGGTGTTGAAGTTCTTACCATTGACAACACAAAGGTTAGAGAAGAACAAATCGAAAGATTGAAGAATACCAGACAAACTAGAGACCCTAAAGCT GCAGAGGAAGCTTTGAATGCAATCACTAGGTGTTGTGATACTGGTGAGGGTAATCTTATGGACCTGTCTATCAAG GCTGCAAGGGCAAGGTGTTCAGTTGGTGAGATCACCGATGCCATGGAAAAGGTGTTCGGAAGACACAGAGCAACTGACAGAATGGCTTCTGGAGTCTATAAGAGTGAGTTTGGTGAAACAGATGAACTGTCCAGAGTTACCAAAAAAGTTGAG GCATTCATGGAAGAAGAAGGTCGTCGGCCCAGGATCCTAGTAGCAAAGATGGGTCAAGACGGCCATGACCGTGGTGCCAAGGTCATTGCCACTGGTTTTGCAGACATTGGCTTTGATGTGGACATTGGACCTCTGTTCCAG ACCCCTATGGAAGTAGCCCAGCAGGCAGTTGATGCCGATGTACATACTGTCGGTGTCAGCACCCAGGCTGCAGGACACAAGACGTTGGTACCAGAGTTAATCCAAGCCTTGAAAGAGCTTGGTAGAGG GGACATTGTTGTGATTTGTGGAGGAGTTATTCCACCTCAAGATTACGAATTCCTTTTTAATGTTGGCGTTTCCAGTATCTTTGGACCAG GTACACGTATTCCCGAGGCAGCCATGCAGGTAGTTGATAATATTGAAACCAGCATCAAGGCCAGAGCATCAGCAGTGTGA